The DNA region CTGGTATGTTTCAGTCATCATTAGGGAACTGCATGTATCTTTTACCTTTTTGTCTTAATACATAGAACTTCAAGTATCTTTTACATAGATTATGTATTTACCAAACCAGACAGAGAAACACCACCCATTACCAATGCAGAAAGTCAATGTTTCCACATTCAATtcaccaacaaaaataaattagagaAACTGCACTTTACGAGTGCAGAAGAGCAATTTGTAGTGGTAGGCCAAAGCAGTTAACCTTGTTCAAAGTACGGATAGCAGCAAATCTCAACACTGGCTTGGAAGAGCTTAAAAAGAGCTGAAGAACAGTAATTGCTGGAGTAAGTTCTCTAGTAGTGACACCACTGAGTTCCGTGATTGCTCTGGCAGCCTCAAAAATCACCATTTCTGCCTTGAGGCGTAAACAACCCtcaagaaaatcataaaaaggACGGTCTCCTGTTTGTGTGTTTATGGCCGACTCGCGGATAACCTAGCCACAGAACATTTCACACTTCACACAGATAAGACACAAAAGAAATCCCCCCCAACAGTGAACAATATGATAGAGCAAATGGATACCTGACTAGTATAGCGAACCAAAAGGCATTGGGCCAGAGGAGAACGGACAGTGGACTTTGTCAAGCTGTTAACCAACTTGCTTACAGCTAGCCGATCATTTTGTCTTATCTGCAAGTTTGAAGTGgttataactataattacaCCTTTTGACTCTAAATGAAATCCAAAACATATAGCTTAAATGACAATTGTGGTCCCTAAGGGGGAGACATGATGATCGTTAACCAACCATTTCAATAGAGTCCAAAACCAACAATGAAAAAAAGGAATTTTACGTTGGCACACATCCACTCTAGACATGCACAAACAAAACAAGACTTAAAGAATCCATAAATACAAACATTTATCAgtgaattttaaattcttacttttattagtaaaaatataaatcggcgaatttaaattttaatgaacaaattttataaaaaaaaaataattattctagtAAGCAAGCAGCATAGATGCACACTTTTTACAGCCAGCCAATTATCTAATGATGTAAGTATTTCCTTTGATAATCAAATGGACAAATCATTAGCATTGGTTTGAAACAAAGAAATAATGCAGCATACCTGATGAAGCAAAGCCAGAGCATGAAATTGTACAAGGGCAGCCCTCGAGTGAACCGCTTCCTGAACCTCGTTGCTCCACCTCTTCACAATCTCTGGCGTTGTCTGTACAAATAGAATTTAGAGGACATTGTGGGACAAAAGAATATCCCTCTAAGAAATATGCCCAAGAACAACGTGATGATACCTGGAACAAATGAATCCCACTAACTAAGGCTGCACTTGCAACAACTGGATTCTTGTCAACTATTGCTTGTTTCAGGTAACGTTCAATTTGGGTGAGAAGGGTTCCTTCTGTTATCCGGCAAAGCACTCGAATGGCATTTGCCCGATACATGTCAGTCGTGCTAGTCATGTCCTTCATGAGGGAGCTTGTCACAATAATAACCTTTTTTAAGAATGATAAACCATTTAGTAGCTATTCTTAGACGCAAgggtttatatataaaagagacatttttttatgactaatcaaacaaacaaagaaacacactttttttttactgGTAACAAACAAAGAAGCAAACTAAAATATATCAAACAGGGAAAGTAACCTCATCCGCACAAGGAGAAAGCTCCTTTATAATCAAATACACCATTCTCCTTAACCCTATATCTCTTGACTGGAAAAGTTTCGTCACTGCAAAGAAAACTTCTGTGGCTTCAATCTGTAAATTAGGTGCAGAAACACATAATCAGAAAAGTTTCGACCATCCAATTACATAATTTTATAGGTTCAATCTCTATATTcaacacattaaaaaaatatgagaatagATCAGATATGAACATGTTAAGAAGAACGGATCTTCAAGGGAATTAAAatcaagaaataattaaaaagaaagaaacgtAACCTTTGTGAACGCCTCCCCTTGATTAAGTAGGTACAGAAGCTTTGTAATAACCTGAAAACGATACAACCCAAAACCATTAAGAATATTTCCTCGAGCAACAAAGAAGTAATAAACAAATATGCAGACATAGAATCAGGCTGTGCAAAGGAAAAACCTGGGAGCATCTCCTAGGATCTAGCTGCGGGTCATTGAAAACCCTAGCTTCCTGTAGAACAGCACCCTTCTCGATCCCGAGAAACGGAGAGTAATCCACTGTAAACAAATGTAATGCATAATTAATATCAATGCTTCCTATTTCAACTTGTAACTTACAGCAACGTAACGTCGTAACCAGTTAAGATTAAATGGCACCAAGTGGAAGGTGATGCTAAAAGATCTAAATTATTAATCCAGTAGTATCATAGAGAacgaagataaaataaaaattaaaaaataaaaaacagaagaTTTAATAAGTTCTCCCGGCACGCATCGTGACGTGAGCGCCGCGAGAAATGCAACCTAAATCCGAAATCTAACACAAAAttaaagtaataagatcaactGAGGCCGAGCCAGATCGCCGAAAAATACATAATAGTTCACTAATCCTTTCGAGTTCTGATATTTAGCATATGAACAGATCTGGAAGCTAAATGACTGATCTAAcagttgggaaaaaaaatgatcattccaGTCGAAAGCATTCTCgaaatagagaaaaaagtgATTCTCAATTGGGGGACAACACGGATTTGAAGCGGTGCAAGAAATACCTTCGTCGTCACGATCATCGTCCTTCTTTACTAGCTGCTGGGCCATCACTGAATCCGATCAATTTCCGAGATCTAGAAGGAACAAAAcaaccacagagagagagagagaacactgCTGTAAGATTTTGAGAAGCGCTCGAGAGTTAACGAAGAAGATGAGGCTGTCCAAACTCTAACGAGCGAGGCTGAAGACATTCAAGACAAGCATAAACGCTATTGTTAGGTAAGTATATCCTGCGGGCAAACGTACATGCTACTTGCAAGGTAAATGTACTTTGACTAATGGAAGTATTCCCCGTCATCATTAACAGTTGAATTTCGTAAGTACCCCTGATTTTTGGACGAATGGCATTGGAGATCCAACCGCTTGTGAAATTTCCTAAGTTGAAATGACTGTGTTGCCCGTAAGAAATTTATCATAGACGCCTTCATTCATCAAGTCTGAAAATGTTTCTTGTGATTTTATTGGGTtataaatagtgaaaattagtatttattattagaaaaactctatttataactttcagaaaaaaaaaattataaatttaaatcttataaattaaatcgtGCCACGTCAAtgatatagataatatattcttCACACAAAATTTGATATATTGCCGTCTGCTAACCATTTATATAAGAATTAGGTGAGTTTAAAAATAGTGCTCGTGTTGTTTCAAACTCTCTCATCAATTAAAAACGAAAAATTATACTTACAGTTGTATAAATATCGTACAATcacttaaaaaattttatttttaattttatttaaaaataaaattatctatatctGTATTACAGTCTTCAAAAGACTATATATAGCATTGCTCAAAAATAATCTGTCCAATGATCTTGTCTTGTTAATTAAGAAACATTAAAGTGCAATACAAATTGACTGACTACCTAAACGACATTTGAGTTACCAGGATCTATACCGCATCGATGTCGTTTAAGATGGTAAGATAGATCCGGAAGTTTCAGGATCATTTTAACAAAGTGGCATGTACTTGTAACCCCAATTTAAGACACGGCTCCAAAAGGATCGGGTTTCTTCATTAGTTTACAAAGTTGGGTTGTCAAGAGTTTGCTAAGTGACCTTGCCTCCGGCTCGCTATCCTGACCATTTCCTCCGAGTGATAACTGCTGCTTGAGGAGGAAGGATTGAGCCCATAGTCGCTTGTGGCTCCATATTCACTGCTTCCGTATTCATTGCTGGCCGATGCCATCTTTTTAAACTTCTTCATGTCAGTGCTGTATGAGCTTGCGCCATACTCAGAACCGCTAGAGCTGAAGTTGGAACTTTGGGCAGGTTTTATTCCCTCGTTCAAGTCGTCCAACGAGACATCACCTTCCAAGGCACGAACAATCTGTTGCCAAAGAATACTCCATCCATCTTACCCCTTTctgtataataattaagtagACTCAAAATTATATAACATACGTCAATTCCCACCTGACTCATTTTTGGTCGCCTTTTAGCAGAATGCCTAATGCTTGTAGCAGCACATGCCACCATGCGTGCCATCTCGTGGGGGGCATAATTGTTCTCCAGACGTGGATCCACCAGCTCATCATAGTTTCCCTCCTCCATTGCGCGTGCACAAAGAGGTATAGCCTGTTAATTCATAGACCAGTCGATCGGTTAAGATTGCCCTTTTCGTGACAACATATCTAATGTCAAATAAaagcaagcaagcaagcaaAGGTTGCTAATTATTAAGACTTTAATGTTAAAGGGAGGATGACCCAACCCAGTCTACTAAGCTGTCCTCCAAGTCACCCGAGGGATCCACAGGCCGCCTTCCAGTTATCAATTCCAAAAGCATAACACCAAAGGAGAAAACATCAGATTTCTCAGTTAGCTTGCCACTTGATGCATACTCAGGAGCCAAGTACCTGCATTTGTTGGATAAATATCCCAAATCAATAACTTATCATACGATTTTGTATTGAGGTTGAATATTTTGGCTGGTGAAAATTAGATCCCagataactttttcaaaatgaatagaTCTTTGATAAAAATTTGCATgcttaattatattattgacgTGGAGTAAGTAAAAGTTTTTATTACCCGAAGGTACCCATGATGCGAGTAGACACATGAGTGTGGTTGTCCTGACTTAGTTTTGCCAACCCGAAATCAGCCACCTGAATATAATGCAAGCCAAAATTGCAGATCGATATAATCATTGACGGGTAATATCATTATAATAAGGCATCGTTTTTCTGTTTTGGCTAATGTTCTACATGCAATTGCAACTAACAATAATATTGCACATACCTTGGCTTCAAAACTGAAGTCAAGTAGAATATTTGCACCTTTGATGTCCCGGTGAATGATCCGAGGGTGACCTGCATATATCAAATCGATTagagagagaggcagagagagacagagagagagagagagaaaaagtcaCTAACAATCTTCATGCAGGTAAGCAAGCCCCTTGGCTGATCCCATTGCGATTTTGAGCCTGGTCGGCCAGTCCAAGGTTGGGCTATCCTTCCCTGTAAATTATTTCCACAAGCAATTTGAAATGAGATGGTGCacgttttttttgtttttgttttgggcaATGCATCATTATAAAATATACGTACCATGAAGGTGGAATTCAAAGGTTTTATTGGGGAGATATTCATAAACTAACATCCTCGTGCTTCCTGCAATACAATACCCAACAAGTGACACAAGGTGACGATGATGGACGCGGCTAATGATCTCAACCTCGGCCTGGAACTCGCGCTCTCCCTGCCCGCTACCCGATTTTAGACTCTTCACTGCAATTTCTTTGCCGTTGGGCAACACGCCTTTATGTACGTAGCCGAACCCTCCCTGACCCAATAAGTTTGCCTGAGAGAAGCCCCCGGTTGCAACCGCTAGCTCATCATAGGTGAAGGTGCTCTTGCTGAACCCGAGAGCTAGAGAAGGGTGTGGGGGCGGCAAGGCGGGACCAGAGAAATTGGAGCTATGGTCACTGCTAACGATCACATGAGGCAGTGGTGTCGAAGGCGGAGGCAGCGTTGGCCAAGCTCCATTGCTCCCAGCTGGAGGTATATTGACAATCATGTGTTCGTTAGGTTCGGGCCCATTGTTCCATCTTGAGTCTTTATAATATCCACCACCTGCACATGACCACAAGTTCTATTCTCGAGGGTTTGGACACTTGGATAGTACTAAGCTGATCAAAACTTTGAACTCAGCCCCGTCGTTGTTAAGGTTATAGTTTGATCTACAATAAAAAGGGATtgatattttctataattttagaAAGAGATCGATGAACATATATAATATCTGGATCTTATTGCATTAAATGTTGATCAGGCTCAACCAATCATATCTTTAGCTAGTTGCCATTTTATAATGGTTGGCAGGGTGTTAAAATTGATGCAAATTATCCCGCCTATATATCTTGTATTACATATACAGCCgttctatatatatttgtgcCACATTTTTCTGTGTATCGCACGCTCTTGATCTTCATTTATTGTAAATATATTCGATCCTTCCACTACATGTAGCTTATCAAAGAGAATATTACAAATaacctttttcttattttgtctTCTACCTTTTACGCCTAGATATTACACTTCACATTCTAGCATGTAatggaaatgaaataaattaagaacTGAAATACATGCACGAAGAAATATGTTTCATACCATATTCTTGTTCCACTCTCATCTCTGTATGCGAATATGTATGAGATTGCATGTCTATCAACAATTGATtgctattttaaaaataagagatGAAGTAAAGGTTAATAGCCAATGTTACGTTAAATACCTTTGGGTGCTTGGGAGGGATAGTATTGCTgatcttgtttcttcttctttctagtGCATGAAAAGTAAAGCAAGATCATGACGACAAGCAACAACCCTGCCCCAACTGTAACTCCTATTATTATAGATACTCTTGTCGATTGCAAGGATAAGCCATTTTTGGATGCTGACGTATTAGAATTATAAGAAGGCGTGCGGCTTGATGGTGAGAGGTGatgtggaggaggaggagaatgaTTGGACGGGTTGTGTGTTCTTGGTGTTGaaggaggtggtggtggtggcggtggCGGTGGCGGAGTTGGTGAATCATTGTTACCACCTCCTTGATTAGATGGGGGAGGAGGTGAAGGTGTTTTGGATGAGGAAGGCGGAGGAGGAGAAGCATTTGAGTTTTGTGGGGATGGTGGCGAAGGTACTGAGTCCTCTGGTGGTGGAGTTGTTGCCGCTGTTGGAGGCGGAGGTGAGGGTGGAGATTCCTCCAAAGGTGGTGATGAGGCTGGTGGTGATGGTGGTGAAGGAGTAGCTGGGACAGGTTGAGAGTCCGAAGGTGGTGGCGAGCTGGAATCCGTAGCCATTTGAGGAGTTGGAGCCCCCCACCTAAGTTGTCCTCAAACGGTGTAGAGCAAATCCCACCGCTCCTCCAAACGATGGATGGCCTCTAAATGAAAATccaataaattagaaaagagATGGATAGCATGATCATCGGCCTAGCCTTGAAAGaaacatattatatttgattagatatgatcataatttaGTTGCATCaatttaattagattttttaaattccaGGGAGATAGAGAGGGTAAGACTGAGATCAGCATACCAGATGGAGAAGGGCAGGAGAAGCATTCTCAAAGGGAGGAGAGAATCGATGCTTGGTAATAGTTCAATTGATCAGATAAACGATCACCTCCTAAAACCTAGGCAAACTTCTGTGCTGGTTTCTATTTTTAAGCAAAAGGattcttaatttttctatttttggctgCCCAATTGTCTCTAACCTACATTCATGATTTGCTAGTAGCTATGGTACTctattgcttttattttttattatttaaaaataaatattattatctaatttggtgaagaggaagaaattaagattaattgTTAGCTACATTTTTTTTGGGTTAAGGTATTGACTGCATTGTAACTTTGCGGTCTGCAGATAGCATTCCTTTCAATTATGATCTTTGCCTGGCCATTTATGATTGTCCTATACCACCTTAAAATTTCAAGTCACAACTTCAACAATTGGTTCTGTGCGATGCCCtcatttttatatcaattactttttctttttcttttttttttcttctttttttttttttttcttttttgaagaaATCAATTAGTAATTCTGTGTGTTAGTTACTCaactattagattttttttttttccccttttttgttGGATGAATAACTCAAAAGTAGTACAAAAGATGCAGTCGTAACACTAACACAGCAATTGAGACTACCTGCCAATGAAACACAACTATCAAACTAGAAGGAACTCTCGAGAGGGATTTAGATCCCCTACATTTTCTGCCCGAGCTTTAGGCTTACAGTGGTGTTAAATGCTCAATATATATTATGAGACCTAATTTGTAATTTGTGTGTCTATCTCTTTTCCATTCTAGATCTTAGAATTCAGGTAGTAACTCTAATGATCCAATTCATCTTGAGAAAACAATATCTTCCTTTTCTAAATAGTGTTTTTTACTCAGTTATTAGAATTTCACTCTCAGTTTATGGTTCGTTGTATTTAGAAAATAgggaaaatgataaacttataACTATTTTGTAACTACTTTACAATTCTATATAAAATGAAgggtagttttataatattgaaatttatatttttaatggtgTGGCATGATTGTGTTGATTAATTGAACAtaagttgtaaaatagttgtaaacaAATTGTAAATGTATCATTATCTTGTAAGGGGTTGTTTGATAGACAGGTAAATGCATCCTCACTTATCaacaactttttctttttcacagatgaataaatgagaaaaatggaTAAATAAGTGCGCAAATGCACGTGACAGCTAAAATAATGAAATTGATGTTTGGGGCTGCTGAAATGGTTGGTATTGACAGGAGGACACCTCATGGACTCAGCTCGAAACAAGCAATCAACTCAGTTCATGAGATCCCTCCATTCCCTTGTGTTAAAAGAGTATAATATCAATACGATCTCAGTAGAAAAGTAAGAATATTTACTACAAAGCTTTTTGCAATTTGCATGGATGGTGCCAACGACAACAGATCCAGGAACCAGGAAAATGAACTAAGGGGGTTCCagcctttctttcctttcaaatCTATCATTAACACAGAAAATTGGCCAATTAAAAACTCTGGAACCAAGCCCTCCACTCGTGTCAAAACACTTTCAATCTTCGACAGTTCGAACGAAGTAGTACTCAGCTGACCATATTTTCATCCAGCTTTGACAGCTATAAGAGCAAAAATCATAACAAAAAATGAGGACTCACTTGATAAAACTGGTAGACTGGTAGTAGATTAGTTTGGGGATAACAATGAATGGAACTTTATAGCATGGCCTTAAATCTACTTTGTCCCAACTGAAGAAAGCTTGTCCTGGCCAGATGGCCGAATTGAGCTTCCAGCTACTGTATTGGATGTCAACGGGTTTGAGGGGGAGGGAGCCACTGTCCCCATGTGTCTTAACATTGATGACGGCCTTTGGTAAGTCATGCTCATTGGAGGCCTTGCAACCGAGTTTGCAAAGTTTGTGGCAATTCTGTTGGTAGGTAACGATGATGGCATTGCTCTGGATGCGGAAGCCGGTAAACCAAGTCGAGCTGCAATTATCTGTGCCCTCTCATGGTAAAGCCTCTGCCTTGACCTGTCCAATTGCTCCCTTACTCTCATTACCACATTTTCCATCTCACTAAAGAAAGCTAATTTGGTTTCCAACTTATGCAACTGTAACAAATGTAAACCACCATAAAGTCAAACTCCCAAAATCAACAATGAACTGCAAAAAATATAACCTGTTCGGCAATAAGATTACCTGCTTTTCTATCAAAAAGGTAGCAAGTTGTCGGATTTGGTCTTCTTCCTGGTTTGCCAGAAGTTTTGCCTTTACTGCTGCTGCAGAGAGTGCTGTAACTGCAGCACGCTTTACTTTATCAAATTTGTTCAGGTTTTTCCTTTCGATGGTCTCATGTTTGACTGTTTTACCTTCTTCAATTAGGTCCTCACctgcaaaaacaaaatgaagaaatatACGCATAATCATAAATACAATCACATTATATCGTGCAAGTTTGCAACTGCCAGAAATACACATTCATATTTGTTCAGCCAAAGCTTGCCACAGTGGCACAATGCTCCAATGTTTCCTAAACCAGGCCTTTAATCTTCCAACTCAATTTAATAGCATATTAACCAAGAATTCAATTTTAACAGGCAGGCattgaatttatttgtaaaaTCCCTAAAAACTTTTCTTGCAAACTTCCAAAAAATCTTATTATGCACATATAGTTTTGTTGCATACTCTCTAGATCTCTTGGCCAATATTGTCCATAAGTATACCTTTTATTATAatatggaagagagagagagagagagagagagagacctttaTTTGCTCCATTTTCATCCACTGAATTTGATGTTACTGGTTGTGAAGGTTGATTATTTTCTGAGGCTACAGAATCCGACACCATAACTACATCCGTTGGTGCCTCTGTAGGTTGAGAGGGCTCTTCAACAGAATTTGATGGAACTGGCTGTTGGGGCTCATTCTTTTTGTTAGGCAGAGAATCAGACACCACATCTACATCCATTGATACCTCAGAAGATTGGAGAGGCTTTCCGCTTGATTTGGTAGCAACTGATTGATCCCGGTCATACTCTTTTGGGGGCAGAGAATCAGACAAAATACCATCCTTTGGTGCCTCTGTACGTTGTGGTGGCTCTCTTACTGAATCTGATGTGACTGGTTCCTGCTCATTCTTTTCAGCATGCAGAGAATCAGAAACTGTATGTTCAACTTTTGGCGCCTCTACAGGTAGCAAAGGCTCTCCAACTGAAGTTCTCTCTTTTGATTCCTCCACAGAACTTGGCGGAAGTTCCACCTTGGATGTCAAATCATCTGATTCCATCATGGTACTCTGTGGATGGTCCTTTGGTAACCCTGAATTGCTTGTTTCATCCAGATTTTGTGGTCTAACTACCTCACTAGAAGCTATAACGCCTTGTTCCTTTGCAGCATGTGCTTTCCCTGCAGATTTACCATTCGGGGTTTCTTCAGTAGCACATTCTTCAATGTTATTGTTATTGTGGTTATTAGATAATTCTTTCTCATCCAAGACTGAGGGAGAGTTCCCCTCTTTCTCATTTCTGCCTTCCAGATTTCCATCTTCCTGAGCATCCCTATCAACAATATCAGCAAGACAGAAAGCATCTCATTGACGTCAGAATATACTCAGAAACTTCCAAAGACATATAAGCTCCACATGAAGTAAGATACCTCTCAGAACCAACTGGAACTGGTTCTTTCTTGCCATCTGATGGATCTTCCAAAAGAAAACAGTGCCTGGCAGCCAGCTGAAGGCCAGGAGAACAGCCAGATATAGATTTTAGGGAACTGTGGGCTGAAGCAATCGCAGCATCAGGTCCTACCAGTCGTGCCAGGAATACTGCCTGTAAATGAGAGCAGCCTCTAAGGGTAACCAGAATAGTGGAAGGCAAAAGTGTGAGTGATATGCTTTACTCCTCGAAATGTGAGCTGTAAAGCCTCATATAATGGAAGTATACATGTTTACATATACAGCTGTAATGTGTTACTTAAATGTGCTCTAAGCACTTGAAAGGTGTTAGTGTTGAAACATTTGCAGTGCAATGAAATCATTTCCATGAGTTGTTGATGAGATAAATTACTTAAACATCATATGCAATGCCCCCCAATATACCCTTCTAAAGATGACCTTGACTTTCTGCAGATAACCATTCAACTTACCAATGCCATGACAGGATTCCCCACTTCGGCAAACGAAAGTGGGTTATCAGGTTCTGGAGGGTAACCAACGGCTTCAAATGCTTCCCTTAGAGCCTTCAGTGCCCAGTTTTCACCCACCTCCTGATCAACTTGAACTTCACTGATCTCGTCTGCCCTTGAAACTTCCTGACTAACTTTCAACTCACTTCCATCTTCTTGCCTTGACTCCTCAGCAATCTTCACTTCACTTGTATCTGTATTCGAAGTTTCCATAGCAGAAGTCAAGGGCTGACCCTCACCAGCACCAGTCCTAACATCCTCTGTTTCAGGGGCATCTTTAGCGACAGATGAATCATTATTAGTAGAATCTGGGTCAACAATTTCTTTGGAACTGGCATCAATATCGACATCACCATCAAGGAATGTTTCCTCAATTGGCATTTGAAGAAAATGCAATATACATTGAGCTTTTGTCTTTGTAGCAACATGTTCCGCGATCTCATTCCAGTTTTCTTTGTAAAGTTCTAGTGCTTCAAGGAGAAGGAGTGTCTCCTGATCGGTCCATTTCCCACAGCTTACCCCAGGAACCTCAGCAGGCTCCATGAGTATAAAATCCAACGATGACATACCATAACCAAATTTTCCATTGTTAAAGCAATCAGTACATAGATCAAAATCTGCCTGTCAAAGATGAATGTGATCAACAATTAAAGTATACACCATATGAGACCTAGGATTAgagaaattaataaataagaaataaatcaacaaatcattacttacaaaaaaaaaagaacaacaaatcattatttatgaaaattccATTGTCAACTGCTTATGGCCAAGTAGCAGATGCAAGGCATTGTATCATGAATAAGTAAATTCAAAGAGCCTTCTCCGGTGGCACAGACTACGCCGGCGACGGTAGAGGAGCAGATTTTGCCATCGCGGATGGAGGAGGGTTCAGTCTCCGATGGCTTTTTTTCCGGAATTTGTCGCACAGAACCAATCGAAAATAAATGGGGTGATTTTATCTTCCCAAGTTGAGGTCCCTGGTGTAGTTTATGAACATTTGGATACTTTTTTAGAGTTTGGGACGGAAAAATTGCAGGAGCCCGTGAAGTTTAATGAAGAAAACCAACGCTCGGGAGCATCCTTACCTGTTGTGAACATACAGAACCCATCGACCAGACAGATAGAGGTTTTGGGATCTGGTAGCAGTGATCTGGTGATGGTTCCTGACTCTCAAGAAGAAAATCACCTCTAGGATGGGATGGAGATAATGGAGACAGTACCGGAATGGGAAGGGACAAATCAGTTTGAGGGGTATGGTGAAAGGAATCCGTTTCCTTTAGACTGTTTGCTACCCAATGAAGGTGAGATGTCGGATTGGGTGTTTAATAAGGTAAAGGATATTCAACATATTTTGGGTATGAAGTGTGTGGGGTATGAAGAACAGTTTATGGCTCTCCTCACAGCCATTGAGGTGGGTCACTCGCAATCTAAGAATAAGGGTGATAAGAAACGTAGGGAGCTCAAGAGATTGGATTGGTTATTGAATGAGGGAAGTTCAAGTCGTGAAAGGGCCAA from Carya illinoinensis cultivar Pawnee chromosome 6, C.illinoinensisPawnee_v1, whole genome shotgun sequence includes:
- the LOC122312876 gene encoding proline-rich receptor-like protein kinase PERK7 — its product is MATDSSSPPPSDSQPVPATPSPPSPPASSPPLEESPPSPPPPTAATTPPPEDSVPSPPSPQNSNASPPPPSSSKTPSPPPPSNQGGGNNDSPTPPPPPPPPPPPSTPRTHNPSNHSPPPPHHLSPSSRTPSYNSNTSASKNGLSLQSTRVSIIIGVTVGAGLLLVVMILLYFSCTRKKKKQDQQYYPSQAPKGGGYYKDSRWNNGPEPNEHMIVNIPPAGSNGAWPTLPPPSTPLPHVIVSSDHSSNFSGPALPPPHPSLALGFSKSTFTYDELAVATGGFSQANLLGQGGFGYVHKGVLPNGKEIAVKSLKSGSGQGEREFQAEVEIISRVHHRHLVSLVGYCIAGSTRMLVYEYLPNKTFEFHLHGKDSPTLDWPTRLKIAMGSAKGLAYLHEDCHPRIIHRDIKGANILLDFSFEAKVADFGLAKLSQDNHTHVSTRIMGTFGYLAPEYASSGKLTEKSDVFSFGVMLLELITGRRPVDPSGDLEDSLVDWAIPLCARAMEEGNYDELVDPRLENNYAPHEMARMVACAATSIRHSAKRRPKMSQIVRALEGDVSLDDLNEGIKPAQSSNFSSSGSEYGASSYSTDMKKFKKMASASNEYGSSEYGATSDYGLNPSSSSSSYHSEEMVRIASRRQGHLANS
- the LOC122312874 gene encoding SWI/SNF complex subunit SWI3D is translated as MEDKRSEAGIAPAAGVESPASEPASSRRRAGAQKRKASNLGSSNSSSGPSKRVTREKALLSHAPIHNGPLTRARQGPNNFAGAAVLASAGGAAASAKKSNDQAAPAVLVEELSKESELEALEAVMEAEFEAIRSRGANVHVVPSHCGWFSWTKVHSIEELTLPSFFNGKSETRTPDMYIEIRNWIMKKFHFNPNTPIELKDLSELEVGDLDARQEVMEFLDHWGLINFHPFPPTDSALPSADNDGETDKDSLVEKLYRFETLEMCPPVFPKTNLTTPAVPSGLFPESAIAEELARDEGPSVEYHCNSCSADCSRKRYHCQKQADFDLCTDCFNNGKFGYGMSSLDFILMEPAEVPGVSCGKWTDQETLLLLEALELYKENWNEIAEHVATKTKAQCILHFLQMPIEETFLDGDVDIDASSKEIVDPDSTNNDSSVAKDAPETEDVRTGAGEGQPLTSAMETSNTDTSEVKIAEESRQEDGSELKVSQEVSRADEISEVQVDQEVGENWALKALREAFEAVGYPPEPDNPLSFAEVGNPVMALAVFLARLVGPDAAIASAHSSLKSISGCSPGLQLAARHCFLLEDPSDGKKEPVPVGSERDAQEDGNLEGRNEKEGNSPSVLDEKELSNNHNNNNIEECATEETPNGKSAGKAHAAKEQGVIASSEVVRPQNLDETSNSGLPKDHPQSTMMESDDLTSKVELPPSSVEESKERTSVGEPLLPVEAPKVEHTVSDSLHAEKNEQEPVTSDSVREPPQRTEAPKDGILSDSLPPKEYDRDQSVATKSSGKPLQSSEVSMDVDVVSDSLPNKKNEPQQPVPSNSVEEPSQPTEAPTDVVMVSDSVASENNQPSQPVTSNSVDENGANKGEDLIEEGKTVKHETIERKNLNKFDKVKRAAVTALSAAAVKAKLLANQEEDQIRQLATFLIEKQLHKLETKLAFFSEMENVVMRVREQLDRSRQRLYHERAQIIAARLGLPASASRAMPSSLPTNRIATNFANSVARPPMSMTYQRPSSMLRHMGTVAPSPSNPLTSNTVAGSSIRPSGQDKLSSVGTK